In one Halofilum ochraceum genomic region, the following are encoded:
- a CDS encoding TonB-dependent siderophore receptor, with the protein MEAVVVTETALKVDVPLVETPRPASVVEREELDERNVQSLDETFRYRAGVLSGHFGDDNDTDWFKIRGYDQSTYQDGLRVYRDGFYQWLPEPFGLSRVELLKGPASILYGETPPGGVINAISKRPTEESRGLVEVQAGNYEHRQVGIDVSGPAAGTDDVRYRMVGLFRSGEGDIDFTENERYYLAPSLEWDVTEDTELTLLSSFQKDDAVPYNGFKLPYGTVQDTPFGKVDPSTSYSEPSYDTNEREQSRIGYELDHRIDDTWRVEQRMRYSEVDLLLRSSYIAFQTGPRTGAQGLTYRDGRIDSWTLDNRVVGKWFTDRTENTLLLGLDYQDLEKQGEQANLFGTFGTIDLFDPQYGNFTPPSGAQIMDQHINKEQIGLYAQNQLRIDDRWVLLAGARHDQADVSDRVSGQEADVDETSLSAGLMYIADNGLNPYLSYTESFEPIAGTDQNGDLYDPIQGRQLEAGVKYAPRHLDGYVTAAAYRIEEENTLATTGGGAQAQVGERNTDGFEIESVAYFTEQLQATLAYTYNDSVTRNTATSGSEARAPLIPRNMASVWLDYAFDNAAPGLKIGGGVRYNGESEDKFRDVTVPSYTVLDLMARYDFGANWSAQVNVNNATDEEYVASCDYWCYYGAQRRYQASVSYRW; encoded by the coding sequence ATGGAAGCCGTGGTGGTCACCGAGACCGCGCTGAAGGTCGACGTGCCGCTGGTGGAGACGCCGCGCCCGGCGTCCGTGGTCGAGCGCGAGGAGCTCGATGAACGCAACGTGCAGTCGCTGGACGAGACGTTCCGGTACCGCGCTGGCGTTCTCTCCGGACACTTCGGCGACGACAATGACACGGACTGGTTCAAGATCCGCGGCTACGACCAGTCCACTTATCAGGACGGGCTGCGGGTGTACCGCGATGGCTTCTACCAGTGGCTGCCCGAGCCGTTCGGCCTGTCGCGGGTGGAACTGCTCAAGGGACCGGCCTCGATCCTGTATGGGGAGACACCGCCCGGCGGCGTGATCAACGCGATCAGCAAGCGGCCGACCGAAGAATCGCGTGGGCTGGTCGAGGTCCAGGCCGGAAACTATGAGCATCGGCAGGTCGGCATCGATGTCTCCGGCCCGGCCGCGGGAACCGACGATGTCCGCTACCGTATGGTCGGCCTGTTCCGCTCCGGCGAAGGCGACATCGACTTCACCGAGAACGAGCGCTACTACCTCGCCCCGAGCCTGGAATGGGACGTCACCGAGGATACGGAACTGACACTGCTCTCCAGTTTCCAGAAGGATGACGCGGTTCCCTACAACGGCTTCAAGCTGCCGTACGGCACGGTCCAGGACACGCCCTTCGGCAAAGTCGACCCCTCGACCAGCTACAGCGAGCCCAGCTACGACACCAATGAGCGCGAGCAGAGCCGGATCGGCTATGAACTCGACCACCGCATCGACGACACCTGGCGCGTCGAACAACGCATGCGTTACAGCGAGGTCGATCTGCTGCTGCGGAGCAGCTATATCGCATTCCAGACCGGTCCTCGCACCGGCGCCCAGGGGCTGACGTATCGCGACGGCCGGATCGACTCGTGGACACTCGACAACCGGGTCGTCGGCAAATGGTTTACCGATCGTACCGAGAACACGCTCCTGCTCGGCCTCGACTACCAGGATCTCGAAAAACAGGGCGAGCAGGCCAACCTGTTCGGCACCTTCGGCACGATCGACCTGTTCGATCCGCAGTACGGCAACTTCACGCCGCCGAGCGGCGCACAGATCATGGACCAGCACATCAACAAGGAGCAGATCGGGCTTTACGCCCAGAACCAGCTGCGCATCGACGACCGCTGGGTGCTGCTCGCCGGGGCGCGCCACGACCAGGCCGATGTGAGCGACAGGGTCAGCGGCCAGGAGGCCGATGTCGACGAGACCTCGCTGTCGGCCGGGCTGATGTACATCGCCGATAACGGCCTCAATCCGTACCTCAGCTACACCGAGTCGTTCGAGCCGATCGCCGGCACCGACCAGAATGGCGACCTGTACGACCCCATTCAGGGGCGTCAGCTCGAGGCGGGCGTCAAATATGCGCCGCGCCACCTCGACGGCTACGTGACGGCTGCGGCCTACCGGATCGAGGAAGAGAACACGCTGGCGACCACCGGCGGCGGCGCCCAGGCCCAGGTCGGCGAGCGCAATACCGACGGCTTCGAGATCGAAAGTGTCGCCTACTTCACGGAGCAGCTGCAGGCGACCCTGGCCTACACGTATAACGACTCGGTCACCCGCAACACCGCTACCAGCGGCAGCGAGGCTCGTGCACCGCTGATCCCTCGAAACATGGCGTCGGTGTGGCTCGACTACGCCTTTGATAACGCGGCCCCGGGGCTGAAGATAGGCGGTGGCGTGCGCTACAACGGCGAAAGCGAGGACAAGTTCCGTGACGTCACGGTCCCCTCCTACACCGTGCTCGATCTGATGGCCCGCTACGACTTCGGCGCCAACTGGAGTGCACAGGTCAACGTGAACAACGCGACCGACGAGGAATACGTCGCCAGTTGCGACTACTGGTGCTACTACGGTGCGCAGCGCCGCTACCAGGCCAGCGTCAGCTACCGCTGGTAA
- a CDS encoding thiamine pyrophosphate-dependent enzyme → MTRTRSGNTSGSAGPTSRVEIVDGNFRAFVESRQASPARQDPDAALPGCPDLSGHGFLELFESQMLSRHLDFEARAMRAREEGFYTIGSAGHEGNAAVAQASRHTDPAFLHYRSGAFMLERARALPHVDAVYDTALSLAASAEDPISGGRHKVWGSVALNVPPQTSTIASHLPKAVGTAIAHGIAGRCGTPRPVPDDALVVCSFGDAAINHATALSGFNAAAWTAYQHLPCPILFVCEDNGIGVSVQTPKGWVAASFRDRPGIRYFHADGCDVAAAHAVAREAVDYVRRARRPACLHLTLVRLLAHAGSDVESRYRPMADIERDEANDPLLRSAAIALDHGLVTPDELMARYEAARERVHEAAVRAARRPRLQRRAEIMAPLAPDTPSRVRAEAERNDYGAARETAFGGHDQLPEKLPPRHLAIQIGRALHDLLAKYKGAIAFGEDIAAKGGVYTVTSGLSESYPPHRVFNTLLDETTILGLAQGAGLMGLLPIPEIQYLAYVHNAADQLRGEACSLQFFSSGQYANPMLVRIAGLAYQKGFGGHFHNDNAFAALRDIPGLVIACPSRGDDAASMLRTCAALCQVDGRVVTFIEPIALYMTKDLHEAGDGEWLFPYPASGAAAPFGEPRVYAPEAHELLIVTFGNGVPMSLRAARRIEADTGSRPRILDLRWLKPLNRESIARHARECGRVLVVDEERETGGIAEQIITSLMEDCGPSVQMARVAGADSYVPLGEAANRVLVSETEIVAAGRRLLGAHHGNL, encoded by the coding sequence ATGACGCGTACCCGCTCCGGCAACACCAGCGGCAGCGCTGGCCCCACCAGCCGCGTCGAGATCGTCGACGGCAATTTCCGCGCATTCGTCGAGAGCCGGCAGGCGTCGCCCGCCCGGCAGGATCCGGATGCCGCACTGCCCGGATGCCCGGACCTCAGCGGCCACGGATTCCTCGAGCTGTTCGAGTCCCAGATGCTTTCGCGTCACCTGGACTTCGAGGCGCGCGCGATGCGGGCCCGGGAGGAGGGCTTCTACACGATCGGCAGCGCCGGCCACGAGGGCAACGCCGCGGTTGCCCAGGCCAGCCGGCATACCGACCCGGCCTTCCTGCACTATCGCTCCGGCGCGTTCATGCTGGAACGGGCCCGTGCACTGCCACACGTCGATGCCGTGTACGACACGGCCCTGTCGCTGGCCGCCAGCGCCGAGGACCCGATTTCCGGCGGTCGCCACAAAGTCTGGGGGTCGGTCGCGCTGAACGTGCCGCCGCAGACCTCGACCATCGCCTCGCACCTGCCCAAGGCAGTGGGCACGGCCATCGCGCACGGGATCGCCGGGCGCTGCGGGACACCACGCCCGGTGCCCGACGATGCCCTGGTCGTCTGCTCGTTCGGTGACGCCGCTATCAATCACGCCACCGCCCTGTCGGGCTTCAACGCCGCGGCCTGGACCGCATACCAGCACCTGCCCTGCCCGATCCTGTTCGTCTGCGAGGACAACGGCATCGGCGTCTCCGTACAGACCCCGAAGGGGTGGGTCGCGGCGTCATTCCGCGACCGCCCCGGTATCCGGTATTTCCACGCCGACGGCTGTGACGTCGCAGCGGCCCACGCCGTCGCGCGCGAGGCCGTCGACTACGTGCGGCGGGCACGGCGCCCGGCCTGCCTGCACCTGACGCTCGTGCGCCTGCTCGCGCACGCGGGCAGCGACGTCGAGAGCCGCTATCGCCCGATGGCGGACATCGAGCGCGACGAGGCGAACGACCCGCTGCTGCGCAGCGCGGCCATCGCGCTCGACCACGGGCTGGTCACACCGGACGAGTTGATGGCTCGCTACGAGGCTGCGCGGGAGCGGGTGCACGAGGCCGCGGTGCGCGCCGCGCGGCGCCCCCGCCTGCAGCGTCGCGCGGAGATCATGGCGCCGCTGGCCCCAGACACGCCCAGCCGCGTGCGGGCGGAGGCCGAGCGTAACGATTACGGGGCCGCGCGCGAAACCGCCTTCGGCGGCCACGACCAACTGCCGGAAAAGCTGCCGCCACGGCACCTCGCGATCCAGATCGGGCGCGCGCTGCATGACCTGCTCGCCAAATACAAAGGCGCGATCGCGTTCGGCGAGGACATCGCGGCGAAGGGTGGCGTCTATACCGTCACCAGCGGGCTGTCAGAGAGCTACCCGCCGCACCGGGTATTCAACACCCTGCTGGACGAGACCACGATCCTCGGCCTGGCCCAGGGTGCCGGCCTGATGGGGCTGCTGCCCATCCCCGAGATCCAGTATCTGGCCTACGTCCACAATGCCGCCGACCAGCTCCGCGGCGAGGCCTGCTCGCTGCAGTTCTTCTCCAGCGGCCAGTACGCCAACCCGATGCTGGTACGGATCGCGGGACTGGCGTACCAGAAGGGCTTCGGCGGGCATTTCCACAACGACAACGCGTTCGCGGCCCTGCGCGATATCCCCGGACTGGTGATCGCCTGCCCGTCGCGCGGCGACGATGCCGCGTCGATGCTGCGCACCTGTGCAGCGCTGTGTCAGGTCGACGGCCGTGTGGTGACATTCATCGAACCGATCGCGCTGTACATGACCAAAGACCTGCATGAAGCGGGTGATGGTGAATGGCTGTTCCCGTATCCCGCGTCGGGCGCGGCGGCCCCGTTCGGGGAACCGCGCGTTTACGCGCCCGAGGCGCATGAGCTGCTGATCGTCACGTTCGGTAATGGCGTACCGATGAGCCTGCGTGCCGCCCGCCGGATCGAAGCGGACACGGGCAGCCGCCCGCGGATCCTCGACCTGCGCTGGCTAAAACCGCTGAATCGCGAATCCATCGCCCGTCATGCGCGGGAATGCGGTCGCGTGCTGGTCGTCGACGAAGAGCGCGAGACCGGTGGCATTGCCGAACAGATCATCACCAGCCTGATGGAAGACTGTGGGCCCTCGGTGCAGATGGCCCGCGTCGCCGGTGCCGACAGCTATGTCCCCCTCGGCGAGGCCGCGAACCGCGTGCTGGTATCGGAGACGGAGATCGTCGCCGCGGGTCGACGCCTGCTCGGGGCCCACCACGGGAACCTCTGA
- a CDS encoding LysR family transcriptional regulator, producing MQDIHILRAFVAVAREGSVSRAAQRLHLTQPAVSLKLKQLQQTLELTLFRRHPQGLTLTPDGQTLLPVAEKALAAMSAFNESALALHSTLRGRLRIGTIVDPEFIRLGAFLQRLVERAPQIETELSHGMSGNVLTRVRNGELDVGFYLAAPGSGPPAGTPAVSYRELTHFHYHVVAPPGWGDRLQRAGWEDLAALPWIVTPSDSVHSRLLGGILDPLGLTPNGVAQVDQEACMLDLVRAGIGLSLARDALAMAERQERGLVIAEGVRVPCALSFIWPADRAAEPVISAALDTLDSVWDAIELVGHAGRSVTL from the coding sequence ATGCAGGACATCCACATCCTCCGTGCGTTTGTCGCCGTCGCCCGCGAAGGGAGCGTCTCGCGTGCCGCGCAACGGCTTCATCTGACGCAGCCGGCGGTCAGCCTCAAGCTCAAGCAGCTGCAGCAGACGCTGGAACTCACGCTGTTCCGCCGTCACCCGCAGGGCCTGACGCTGACGCCGGACGGGCAGACCCTGCTGCCGGTAGCGGAGAAAGCGCTCGCGGCCATGTCCGCTTTCAACGAGAGCGCCCTCGCACTGCACAGCACGCTTCGGGGTCGCCTGCGGATCGGCACCATCGTCGACCCCGAATTTATCCGCCTCGGGGCGTTTCTCCAGCGGCTGGTCGAACGGGCCCCGCAGATCGAGACCGAGCTCAGTCACGGGATGAGCGGCAACGTGTTGACTCGGGTACGCAATGGCGAGCTCGACGTCGGCTTCTATCTGGCCGCGCCGGGGAGCGGCCCCCCGGCCGGCACGCCGGCGGTGAGCTACCGCGAACTGACTCACTTCCACTACCACGTGGTCGCACCGCCAGGCTGGGGCGATCGCCTGCAACGCGCCGGCTGGGAGGATCTCGCGGCGCTGCCTTGGATCGTCACGCCTTCGGACTCGGTCCATAGCCGTTTGCTGGGGGGGATACTCGACCCGCTAGGCCTCACGCCCAACGGCGTCGCCCAGGTCGATCAGGAGGCCTGCATGCTGGATCTCGTCCGCGCCGGCATCGGACTCAGCCTGGCGCGCGATGCCCTGGCGATGGCCGAGCGGCAGGAACGTGGACTCGTGATCGCGGAGGGCGTGCGAGTGCCCTGCGCGCTCAGTTTCATCTGGCCCGCGGACCGGGCCGCAGAGCCGGTAATCAGCGCCGCGCTCGACACGCTCGACAGCGTCTGGGACGCCATCGAGCTAGTGGGCCATGCGGGCCGTTCGGTTACTCTCTGA
- a CDS encoding GMC family oxidoreductase has protein sequence MADDEFDYIVVGAGTAGCLLANRLSADPANRVLLIEAGGRDNYHWIHIPVGYLYCIDNPRTDWRYRTEPDEGLNGRSLIYPRGKTLGGCSSINGMIYMRGQARDYDAWARLTGDPEWSWERCLPEFMRHENHYRLDDDGDADPDHRRFHGHGGEWRIEHQRLKWTVLDDFIKAAEQAGIPRTRDFNRGCNEGVDYFEVNQSRGWRWNTSKAFLRDHLRRDNLVLRHSTQVLGLELARNDEGALSCTGVRVADGGDEHRIRARREVVLAAGSVGSPQLLQVSGIGPADHLHAKGVAVNHDLPGVGENLQDHLQIRSVYRVTGAKTLNTMMKTVSGKARIALEYLLRRSGPMSMAPSQVGAFTRSSADEPAPNIEYHVQPLSLEAFGQPLHDFPGITASVCNLNPTSRGSVRIDGPDPRDAPKIRTGYLSTERDRKVAADSLRVTRRIASQPALARYAPEEVKPGMEYQSDEDLVQLAGDIGTTIFHPVGTTRMGSTDDPMAVVDSRLRVRGVAGLRVADAGIMPTITSGNTNSPTLMVAERAAGWMLADRNRD, from the coding sequence ATGGCGGATGATGAATTCGACTACATCGTAGTCGGCGCTGGCACCGCCGGCTGCCTGTTGGCGAATCGCCTGAGTGCCGATCCGGCCAACCGTGTCCTGCTGATCGAGGCCGGTGGCCGCGACAATTATCACTGGATCCATATCCCGGTCGGGTATCTGTATTGCATCGATAACCCGCGCACGGACTGGCGCTACCGCACGGAACCCGACGAAGGTCTCAATGGCCGGTCACTGATCTATCCCCGCGGCAAGACGCTGGGCGGCTGTTCCAGTATCAACGGCATGATCTACATGCGCGGGCAGGCGCGTGACTACGACGCCTGGGCCCGTCTTACCGGCGATCCCGAGTGGTCCTGGGAACGCTGCCTGCCCGAATTCATGCGCCATGAGAACCACTACCGGCTCGATGACGATGGCGATGCGGACCCGGACCATCGACGGTTTCACGGCCATGGCGGCGAGTGGCGGATCGAGCACCAGCGGCTGAAATGGACGGTGCTCGATGATTTCATCAAGGCCGCGGAGCAGGCCGGCATTCCGCGTACGCGCGACTTCAACCGCGGCTGTAACGAGGGCGTCGACTATTTCGAGGTGAATCAGTCTCGCGGTTGGCGGTGGAACACGTCGAAGGCGTTCCTGCGCGACCATCTGCGGCGGGATAACCTGGTTCTCCGCCATTCCACGCAGGTACTGGGGCTCGAGCTGGCCCGTAACGACGAGGGCGCGCTGTCCTGCACGGGTGTCCGGGTCGCCGACGGCGGTGACGAACACCGTATCCGGGCCCGCAGGGAAGTGGTCCTCGCCGCCGGCTCGGTCGGCTCGCCGCAGTTGCTCCAGGTCTCCGGCATCGGCCCGGCGGATCATCTGCATGCAAAAGGGGTCGCCGTGAACCATGATCTTCCCGGGGTCGGAGAGAATCTGCAGGATCATTTGCAGATCCGCTCGGTGTATCGGGTGACCGGAGCGAAGACGCTGAATACGATGATGAAGACCGTGTCCGGCAAGGCGCGGATCGCACTCGAGTACCTGTTGCGGCGCTCGGGCCCGATGAGCATGGCGCCCTCGCAGGTCGGGGCGTTCACCCGGAGTTCGGCGGACGAGCCCGCGCCGAATATCGAGTATCACGTCCAGCCGCTGAGTCTGGAGGCCTTCGGCCAGCCCCTGCATGACTTCCCCGGGATCACGGCCAGCGTCTGCAACCTGAATCCGACCAGCCGGGGCTCGGTCCGTATCGATGGTCCGGATCCGCGTGACGCCCCGAAGATCAGGACGGGGTATCTGAGTACCGAACGCGATCGGAAAGTGGCCGCCGATTCGCTGCGGGTTACGCGCCGGATCGCGAGCCAGCCGGCGTTGGCACGGTATGCACCGGAGGAGGTCAAACCGGGCATGGAGTATCAGAGTGACGAGGACCTCGTGCAGCTGGCGGGTGATATCGGCACGACGATTTTCCATCCGGTGGGAACGACCCGCATGGGCTCCACGGACGATCCCATGGCAGTGGTCGACAGCCGCCTGCGCGTGCGCGGCGTGGCCGGTCTGCGCGTGGCCGATGCCGGCATCATGCCGACGATAACCAGCGGCAACACGAACTCCCCCACATTGATGGTGGCCGAGCGGGCCGCTGGCTGGATGCTCGCGGACCGGAATCGGGATTGA
- a CDS encoding CoA transferase, translating into MSEATDSRLPLRGVRVIDFGQYMAGPAVAMILADLGATVVHVDPPGGPLWDTPANATLNRNKLCLRLDLKSSDGLEQALALIDEADIVIESFRHGVMQRLGIDFQALRAQRPELITLSIPSFASNDELRREWRAFESVVAASSGVFTDMGLNRVLMGVNPSFSPLPLASAYGTVLAGSAAVLALQARERSGVGDHIEVPLACSLMEGLCYNSIEVEGIPERYKTQREKEIERRREEGLPMNISYDELQELLDPFFRNYKCKDGRMFYVVCPSHKGHVQRCLKTLGLYDELVAAGLPEEEDTYQPSSEWKADAAMGVYPLPKHWADHIAQRMKEVFITRTAKEWEKRFGRARCPGSPQRWLQEWMHDDHAETTNLVVEVEDPEYGLMMQPGPILWLRDSAEEMLAPRARRQVGFDDAMAALVAVGDSRTASVGEANDDGSGWLEGVRVLDLCNVIAGPHSATYLARFGAEVIKLDPTQPFYDAWNTVIYGMSHMRSKRSLLTDITQPRGRQILEELIRSVDVVVWNATDRQVETMGLSEDALRAINPEVIFCQLDCFSGVNTGPRSNYLGYDDLVQATTGIMLRFGGSMDTPEEHAHVGTIDVMCGFAASMGIATALYRKYRTGEIGRVKTSLTALSGLAQMPFFYDYERRGLFDEPSGRYANGYDELTRFYFTADGILLLSAYDTDLSKFATVPGLEEAPETPRDELAAYFSHAFLKARASDWVERLQAAGIGAAVCENLETIRAYNSRPADGRTGIENGSYSFSVYEDHPSGHTVTQLDPYAVRPSRSRIHPLTPAEKYGASTRNVLRGMGYDDAEIDELIDAGVVSESWSRDYLPT; encoded by the coding sequence ATGTCAGAAGCGACGGATTCCCGGCTGCCGCTGCGCGGCGTGCGGGTCATCGACTTCGGTCAGTACATGGCCGGGCCCGCCGTGGCGATGATCCTCGCCGATCTGGGCGCGACGGTCGTCCATGTCGATCCGCCCGGCGGGCCACTGTGGGATACGCCCGCCAACGCGACACTGAATCGAAACAAGCTTTGCCTGCGTCTGGATCTCAAATCCAGCGACGGACTGGAGCAGGCGCTGGCGTTGATCGACGAGGCCGACATCGTCATCGAGAGTTTTCGCCATGGGGTCATGCAGCGGCTCGGGATCGATTTCCAGGCGCTGCGCGCGCAGCGGCCCGAGTTGATCACGCTGTCCATTCCGAGTTTCGCGTCCAATGACGAGCTGCGGCGTGAATGGCGTGCGTTTGAAAGCGTGGTTGCCGCCAGTTCCGGCGTGTTCACCGATATGGGCCTCAACCGTGTGCTGATGGGGGTCAATCCATCGTTCTCGCCATTGCCCCTCGCATCGGCCTACGGGACGGTGCTGGCCGGGTCGGCGGCCGTGCTTGCCCTGCAGGCGCGTGAGCGCAGCGGCGTCGGCGATCATATCGAGGTCCCACTGGCCTGTTCGCTGATGGAAGGGCTCTGTTACAACTCCATCGAGGTCGAGGGCATACCCGAGCGCTACAAGACCCAGCGCGAAAAGGAAATCGAGCGTCGGCGGGAAGAGGGCCTGCCGATGAACATCAGCTATGACGAACTGCAGGAGCTGCTCGATCCGTTCTTCCGCAATTACAAATGCAAGGACGGGCGCATGTTCTATGTCGTCTGTCCCAGCCACAAGGGCCATGTGCAACGCTGCCTGAAGACCCTCGGCCTGTACGACGAACTCGTGGCCGCGGGCCTGCCCGAGGAAGAGGATACCTACCAGCCGAGCAGCGAGTGGAAAGCGGATGCCGCGATGGGGGTCTACCCCCTGCCGAAACACTGGGCCGATCACATCGCGCAGCGCATGAAGGAGGTATTCATCACGCGAACCGCAAAGGAATGGGAAAAGCGCTTCGGCCGCGCCCGTTGCCCCGGTTCGCCCCAGCGCTGGCTCCAGGAATGGATGCATGACGACCACGCGGAAACGACCAACCTGGTGGTCGAGGTCGAAGATCCCGAATACGGGCTGATGATGCAGCCCGGACCCATCCTCTGGCTGCGGGACAGCGCCGAGGAAATGCTGGCCCCGCGGGCGCGGCGGCAGGTCGGGTTCGACGACGCCATGGCGGCACTGGTGGCGGTGGGCGACAGCCGTACTGCTTCGGTCGGTGAGGCAAACGACGACGGTTCCGGCTGGCTGGAGGGCGTGCGTGTCCTCGATCTGTGCAATGTGATCGCCGGTCCGCACTCGGCCACGTACCTGGCCCGCTTCGGGGCGGAGGTGATCAAGCTCGATCCGACCCAGCCGTTCTATGATGCCTGGAACACCGTAATCTACGGTATGTCCCACATGCGTTCGAAGCGTTCGTTGTTGACGGACATTACCCAGCCACGGGGAAGACAGATCCTGGAAGAGCTGATCCGCTCGGTCGACGTGGTCGTGTGGAACGCCACCGATCGCCAGGTGGAGACCATGGGCCTGTCGGAAGACGCGTTGCGGGCGATCAACCCCGAGGTCATATTCTGTCAGCTCGACTGTTTCAGCGGCGTCAATACCGGGCCGCGCAGCAACTACCTCGGTTACGATGACCTGGTTCAGGCCACCACCGGCATCATGCTGCGCTTCGGCGGCAGTATGGATACGCCGGAAGAGCACGCACATGTCGGCACGATCGACGTCATGTGCGGGTTCGCCGCATCCATGGGGATCGCCACGGCGCTATACCGAAAGTACCGCACGGGGGAGATCGGCCGCGTCAAAACCTCGCTCACGGCACTGAGTGGCCTCGCCCAGATGCCGTTCTTCTACGACTACGAACGACGCGGGCTGTTCGACGAACCGTCGGGGCGTTACGCCAACGGTTATGACGAACTGACACGTTTCTACTTCACCGCGGACGGGATTCTTCTGCTCAGCGCTTATGATACGGATCTGTCGAAATTCGCGACCGTGCCCGGACTGGAAGAGGCGCCGGAGACGCCGCGTGATGAACTGGCGGCGTATTTCTCTCATGCGTTTCTGAAGGCCCGGGCGAGCGACTGGGTAGAACGCCTTCAGGCCGCTGGCATTGGGGCCGCCGTGTGCGAGAATCTCGAAACCATCCGGGCGTACAACAGCCGGCCGGCTGATGGCAGGACCGGTATCGAAAACGGCAGCTACTCGTTTTCGGTCTATGAGGATCACCCCAGTGGCCACACCGTGACCCAGCTCGACCCGTACGCGGTGCGCCCCAGCCGCAGCAGAATCCATCCACTTACGCCGGCCGAGAAATACGGCGCCTCTACACGCAATGTCCTGCGCGGTATGGGATACGACGATGCGGAGATCGATGAACTGATCGACGCGGGCGTCGTTTCGGAGAGCTGGAGCCGCGACTACCTGCCGACCTGA